The sequence AATTACGGATTTTCAAAGATAAGAAAAAAAGGCCGCATAGTTTTGGTGCCTGCAAACACCAAAATTATTCTTTTTTATCCCAGTCAGCCTTAACCCTGGTAATGATTTTCTTAATAAGCGGCAGCTTATCGGCAGGACAAACCCCAATCAAAGGCGCACCCTGATCCACAGAAACACCAGGCGTAAAATAGACAGAATGAATAACACCCTTTTCACCACTGTAATAAACAGGCGTATCCCGTTTCATCAGCGACATGATAATAATCTCATCCCCTGGCTTAATCGACACCTCGCGGGCACTCTTTTTCTCGATACGTGACTGCACGTCCAGCGAAAAAAAGTATTTGGCTCGTTCGGGTGCGTGAAAGATAAAGAGAACTTCCTTGAGGATTGATTCTATAATCTCCTTTTTCTTCAAGGGGTGGCGAATGGTCATCAACTTCTCTCCCGCCTCCACAAAACACCCCTCATGCTCACTGCAAAGAGAGGAAACGACACCATTGGTCAGTGCCGTAACCTTTTTCGGATTCCTCTCTCTTGTGATCTCAAAAAGAGCTGTGCCAGGAATATGTTTCCACTCACCACTGACTGCCTCTATACTGCTGCCCTCTTCGACAAGAAACCGTACCTTTCCGGTGTGACTTGCGAAAATATCAACATACTCATAGGGATCCGAGTGGTATTTCCCTAGTATTTCATCAAAATCTATTTCGTCAGACATTGTATATTTATGGTTTTTGTATCAGTGCGTACTACCGTGTCCGGTGTCCCCTGCGGCGGCACCATGATCTGCTGCTGCAGCATGATGAGCTTTAACCTTGGGAGCCAGGGCTACCTGCATATCAACAATCTGGCAATCGGAACGAACAATACTGTTACTGATAAACATTTTATTGTAAAAAGTAAAACTCCCCTTATCGTGAGCTTTCACCGTATCATAGACAACCCATTTATCACGTCCCTTCTCAACACCAGCCGAATCAAAAAGAGTACAGAGGATAGCTATATTTTTCACATCATCTCCCCCCTTGTTTTCAATAGTAAAGGAGGCATCAACCATCTCATTTTTTTGGGCAACCTTGACGTTTGACTGAACAAGAGACACGGAATGAAGTAACTCCGCAGCAGAATCCGAAACTGTTATCTCCGGTAGCAGGATTCCTGCAATTCCGTTCGATGACGCATTAAATTTCGTCACAGCAAAGGCAACGAGACAAAGAACTACTGCACTTAAACCAATGTTTCCCCAGAACTTCCCATTCATGACACTTCCCCCTCTCCCTGAATAACTAAAGTCATTATGTGACAATGCAAACTTAAAAGACTATTTTATACTGAGATAATTCTGCGATGGCAAGCCTATTCGTAGGAACCACTCTGTGATTTTGAGCTTTATCCCCCTGGCAGACAATGCTATAAGAAGTGAAAAGGAAGAAAGTGGCGGCTCATACGCAAATACAAAAAAAGCTGATACTATGGCAATGAAACGAAATAACAGGGATTCCCTCTTTGATGTGGAGCAAATCAACGAGGACTTTATCTTCAACGAACGAGTCGCTCAGGTATTTGACGACATGCTCGACAGATCCATACCTTTTTACCATGAAGTCATCCTCTCCATTGCCAGAATTTTCCGTTCCAAACTGAAAAATGGGGACAGCATTGTTGATCTTGGTTGCGCAACCGGAGCGACTCTCCTAAAGCTCAGCACTCTCCTTGAAGATAAAAAATTCAACTACACAGGTATCGACAGCTCTCCGGCCATGCTCGACCAGGCAAGGCTCAAGGCCGAACTTTTCTCAAAACAGGAGCAACTGCATTTTGCTCAGGGAGATATTATTGAAGTGGATCAACCGGGCACCTCAGCCTTTATCCTCAACTACACTCTACAGTTTGTCCGCCCTCTGCACCGACAGAAATTCCTGGAACGGATCCATGCCAATCTCGCCCCGGGGGGAATCTGCATTTTAAGTGAGAAAACCATCTCTCACCATCCTGGACTCAATCGCAGCTACATTGACATCTATCATCAATTCAAAAAAGAGCGCGGTTATTCCGAGCTTGA comes from Desulfocapsa sulfexigens DSM 10523 and encodes:
- the cmoA gene encoding carboxy-S-adenosyl-L-methionine synthase CmoA; this encodes MILSFIPLADNAIRSEKEESGGSYANTKKADTMAMKRNNRDSLFDVEQINEDFIFNERVAQVFDDMLDRSIPFYHEVILSIARIFRSKLKNGDSIVDLGCATGATLLKLSTLLEDKKFNYTGIDSSPAMLDQARLKAELFSKQEQLHFAQGDIIEVDQPGTSAFILNYTLQFVRPLHRQKFLERIHANLAPGGICILSEKTISHHPGLNRSYIDIYHQFKKERGYSELEIAKKREALENILIPCSNEENKTMLQSAGFVEVEPFFQWFNFVSFLAIKPIS